From Anopheles arabiensis isolate DONGOLA chromosome 3, AaraD3, whole genome shotgun sequence, a single genomic window includes:
- the LOC120903060 gene encoding CCAAT/enhancer-binding protein yields MESPQMYDTNQIQVRSDIKKLTMAANNSVNGANGTANGASPTNNNNNSPTAINQNTLAMKQQQQQQQHQQVQQQQVQQQQVQQQQQQQVQPQQQVQLGQHAATNGASGGLLSNGNLLSKQMLQQIQYSQSELDELTSQEISLDLQHLIDDQFRDPEALGIFTEMVTVGSTNGTMANPLVQTAAAKALQLQQARLSQHSNGGNSYQRSLAYMPQPVHTGAAYGSTSSDENSSVGSSADSANIKEEPVDPNEYRRQLLANGASGGAQFMGTINGYPGLPGAGGGGAATPNGVPGALGASGGGGTTPSYVTNGNGNSFSSLTPATVLHHQALPHLSGAAHLANLTKHSKMLPHVGRKTQQKVVDKGTDEYRRRRERNNIAVRKSREKAKVRSREVEEKVKTLLKEKDVLIRKIEEKNNEIALYKQLYMHLMNHSNPEINQICRSALNLSNMGDHM; encoded by the coding sequence ATGGAATCGCCGCAAATGTACGATACGAATCAAATCCAAGTGCGCAGTGATATCAAGAAGCTAACGATGGCCGCGAACAATAGCGTGAACGGTGCGAACGGCACGGCCAACGGGGCCTCGccgaccaacaacaacaacaactcacCGACCGCGATTAATCAGAACACGCTGGcgatgaagcagcagcagcagcaacagcagcaccagcaggtccagcagcagcaggtccagcagcagcaggtccaacagcagcagcagcagcaggttcagCCCCAGCAGCAGGTGCAGCTCGGTCAGCACGCCGCCACCAACGGTGCGTCCGGCGGGCTGCTCTCCAACGGTAACCTCCTGTCCAAGCAGATGCTGCAGCAAATCCAGTACTCCCAGTCCGAGCTGGACGAGCTCACGTCCCAGgagatctcgctcgatctgCAGCACCTGATCGACGACCAGTTCCGCGACCCGGAAGCGCTCGGCATCTTCACCGAGATGGTGACGGTCGGCAGCACCAACGGTACGATGGCGAACCCGCTCGTCCAGACGGCCGCCGCCAAGGCGCTCCAGCTCCAGCAGGCCCGGCTCTCGCAGCACTCGAACGGTGGCAACAGCTACCAGCGCTCGCTCGCCTACATGCCCCAGCCGGTGCATACGGGCGCCGCGTACGGCAGCACCTCGAGCGACGAGAACAGCTCCGTCGGCTCGTCCGCCGACTCGGCCAACATCAAGGAGGAGCCCGTCGACCCGAACGAGTACCGCCGACAGCTGCTCGCGAACGGTGCCTCCGGGGGCGCCCAGTTTATGGGCACCATCAACGGGTACCCGGGGCTGCCGGGGGCCGGGGGCGGTGGCGCGGCAACACCCAATGGTGTCCCCGGGGCTCTCGGTGCGTCCGGgggcggcggcaccacccCCAGCTACGTCACCAACGGCAACGGTAACAGTTTCTCCAGCCTAACGCCCGCGACCGTGCTGCACCACCAGGCGCTACCGCATCTGTCCGGCGCCGCCCATCTCGCCAACCTGACCAAGCACAGCAAGATGCTGCCGCACGTGGGGCGCAAAACGCAGCAAAAGGTGGTGGACAAGGGCACGGACGAGTACCGGAGGCGGCGCGAGCGGAACAACATCGCGGTGCGGAAGTCGCGCGAAAAGGCGAAGGTGCGGTCGCGCGAGGTCGAGGAAAAGGTGAAGACGCTGCTGAAGGAGAAGGACGTGCTGATACGCAAGATCGAGGAGAAGAACAACGAGATCGCGCTGTACAAGCAGCTGTACATGCACCTGATGAACCACAGCAACCCGGAGATCAACCAGATCTGTCGCAGCGCGCTGAACCTGTCCAACATGGGCGACCACATGTGA